The following coding sequences are from one Streptomyces sp. NBC_01232 window:
- a CDS encoding DUF5999 family protein produces the protein MCSHQPPCPTADSADHDAARIVASHPEQGWSLLCNGVVMFDDTGELLPDSRTVEPRRPALV, from the coding sequence ATGTGCTCCCACCAGCCACCCTGCCCTACCGCCGACAGCGCCGATCACGACGCCGCCCGCATTGTGGCCTCTCACCCCGAACAGGGCTGGAGCCTGCTGTGCAACGGGGTCGTGATGTTCGACGACACCGGTGAACTGCTCCCCGACAGCCGCACGGTGGAACCCCGCCGCCCGGCCCTGGTCTGA
- a CDS encoding peptidase inhibitor family I36 protein, translating to MRRITSLAAAGFSLAIVLGSAPLAAAGESRAAAYTCNSGNFCIYSDWNGGGDRCEFPDAQRANTADNCGFIQRGANVRSVWNGKNNRVQYYTNTNYKSRVGSTPGGEGGNLMGNYQIRSFKKQ from the coding sequence ATGCGTCGTATTACCTCATTGGCCGCCGCCGGATTCTCTCTCGCCATTGTCCTGGGGTCCGCGCCCCTTGCCGCGGCAGGTGAGAGCCGTGCCGCCGCGTACACGTGCAACTCCGGGAACTTCTGTATCTACAGCGACTGGAACGGCGGCGGGGACCGCTGCGAATTCCCCGACGCCCAGCGGGCGAACACGGCCGACAACTGCGGGTTCATTCAGCGGGGGGCCAATGTGCGCTCCGTGTGGAACGGAAAGAACAACCGCGTCCAGTACTACACGAACACCAACTACAAGTCGCGCGTCGGATCGACCCCGGGCGGTGAGGGCGGCAATCTGATGGGCAACTACCAGATCCGGTCCTTCAAGAAGCAGTAG
- a CDS encoding fibronectin type III domain-containing protein, which produces MRRSAPTLALRLAGLGLTGLLGLTGLTACTAPDTEPPPAPAGLTAQAGSATSVHVMWNAAADHDGVIGYQVFEAGHLVRELPAEKTMVDITGLTPQTGYTFTVRAEDAAGNLSGPGPAALVTTPAVKAEDRTAPTAPATTTARATGPRSARVSWTASTDDTGVTAYDVYQGGVRIHTAGPAESSTALDGLQPDTVYTLTVRARDGADNSSPDGPAVDVTTPPASGDGPGTAPAEFTAAASPGTVTLTWTAPDTGRPTTEYELYVNGLPTTVIQFGAGAVPSGRAEHRLTVTEPAGTVWAVKLRARLPDGNWGSFSAERRITLAA; this is translated from the coding sequence GTGCGACGCAGCGCCCCCACGCTCGCCCTCCGCCTGGCCGGCCTGGGCCTGACCGGCCTGCTCGGCCTCACCGGCCTCACGGCCTGCACCGCGCCCGACACCGAGCCCCCGCCCGCCCCCGCCGGTCTGACCGCCCAGGCCGGCAGCGCCACCAGCGTGCACGTCATGTGGAACGCGGCGGCCGACCACGACGGCGTGATCGGCTACCAGGTCTTCGAGGCCGGCCACCTGGTCCGCGAACTCCCCGCCGAGAAGACCATGGTGGACATCACCGGCCTTACCCCGCAGACCGGCTACACCTTCACGGTCCGGGCCGAGGACGCCGCCGGGAACCTCTCCGGGCCCGGCCCGGCCGCCCTCGTGACGACCCCGGCGGTCAAGGCCGAGGACCGCACGGCCCCCACCGCCCCGGCCACCACCACCGCACGGGCGACGGGCCCCCGTTCCGCCCGGGTGTCCTGGACGGCCTCGACCGACGACACGGGCGTGACGGCCTACGACGTCTACCAGGGCGGCGTCCGGATCCACACCGCCGGCCCCGCCGAGAGCAGCACCGCCCTCGACGGCCTCCAGCCCGACACCGTCTACACCCTCACCGTCCGGGCCCGAGACGGGGCGGACAACTCCTCGCCCGACGGCCCGGCGGTCGACGTGACGACCCCGCCCGCGTCCGGCGACGGCCCGGGCACCGCCCCCGCCGAGTTCACCGCGGCCGCCTCCCCGGGGACGGTCACGCTGACCTGGACCGCCCCGGACACCGGCCGCCCGACCACCGAGTACGAGCTGTACGTCAACGGACTGCCCACGACCGTCATCCAGTTCGGCGCGGGTGCGGTGCCCAGCGGCCGGGCCGAGCACCGGCTCACGGTGACCGAGCCGGCCGGCACGGTGTGGGCCGTGAAACTGCGGGCCAGGCTCCCCGACGGCAACTGGGGATCCTTCTCCGCGGAGCGCCGGATCACACTCGCCGCGTGA
- a CDS encoding SRPBCC family protein, which translates to MPAIRIVHHTSLPPVEAWPRLTDWERHGAQVPLTRTIIETPPPTHAGTIFTARTGVSRITFDDRMEVVVWRPPAEGLSGLVRLEKRGRTVTGWAEIEIRPLAAGGSEIHWREELRFRGLPRALDPLVAAAGRFLFGRALARLLRP; encoded by the coding sequence ATGCCCGCTATCCGGATCGTTCACCACACGTCTTTGCCGCCGGTCGAGGCATGGCCGAGGCTCACTGACTGGGAGCGCCACGGCGCACAGGTCCCCCTCACCCGGACGATCATCGAGACGCCTCCCCCGACGCACGCCGGGACGATCTTCACGGCGCGCACGGGCGTGAGCAGGATCACGTTCGACGACCGCATGGAAGTGGTGGTCTGGCGACCCCCTGCGGAGGGTTTGTCGGGATTGGTCCGGCTGGAGAAGCGCGGACGGACGGTGACGGGCTGGGCGGAGATCGAGATCCGTCCCCTCGCCGCGGGCGGCTCGGAGATCCACTGGCGCGAGGAGCTGCGCTTCCGGGGCCTCCCCCGCGCCCTGGACCCCCTGGTCGCGGCGGCGGGCCGGTTCCTCTTCGGGCGGGCCCTCGCCCGGCTGCTGCGACCCTGA
- a CDS encoding MurT ligase domain-containing protein, which produces MAGNTEPLSPRAKLAVTAGKAAAAVSRAAGRGSGSVIGGKVALRLDPDLLGALAQHLDVVLVSATNGKTTTTRLIAEALRASGPVVSNALGANMPAGITSALAGGSDAKYGVIEVDEKYLAGVARDVTPKVIALLNLSRDQLDRAAETRMLAEKWREGLQGSKAVIVANCDDPLIVWSASSSQNVVWVAAGQEWKDDAWSCPSCGGVMQRPGDDWFCGECGFRRPTPTWVLSGDHVLDPHGSAWPIHLQLPGRANKANAATSAAVAAVFGVPPQVALERMYQVQAVAGRYDVVSFQGRELRLLLAKNPAGWLETFSLIDPPPTPVILSVNARGADGTDTSWLWDVDYPRLAGHPIFVIGDRKLDLAVRLEVAGLDFRVCESLDEAVQLAPPGQIELIANYTAFQDVRRRVGN; this is translated from the coding sequence ATGGCAGGCAACACGGAGCCGCTTTCGCCGCGGGCCAAGCTGGCCGTGACGGCGGGCAAGGCCGCGGCGGCGGTGTCGCGGGCCGCGGGACGCGGAAGCGGATCGGTGATCGGTGGCAAGGTCGCACTCAGGCTCGACCCCGATCTTCTCGGCGCGCTGGCGCAACATCTCGATGTCGTCCTCGTCTCCGCGACGAACGGCAAGACCACGACGACCCGGCTGATCGCGGAGGCCCTGCGGGCCAGCGGTCCGGTCGTCTCCAACGCCCTCGGCGCCAACATGCCGGCCGGCATCACCTCCGCGCTGGCCGGCGGCTCGGACGCCAAGTACGGCGTCATCGAGGTCGACGAGAAGTACCTGGCCGGAGTGGCCCGGGACGTCACCCCCAAGGTGATCGCCCTGCTCAACCTCTCCCGCGACCAGCTGGACCGCGCCGCCGAGACCCGCATGCTCGCGGAGAAGTGGCGCGAGGGGCTCCAGGGCTCCAAGGCGGTCATCGTCGCCAACTGCGACGACCCGCTGATCGTGTGGTCCGCCTCCTCCTCCCAGAACGTGGTGTGGGTCGCGGCCGGCCAGGAGTGGAAGGACGACGCCTGGTCGTGCCCCTCCTGCGGTGGCGTCATGCAGCGCCCGGGCGACGACTGGTTCTGCGGCGAGTGCGGCTTCCGTCGCCCGACCCCGACCTGGGTGCTCTCCGGCGACCACGTCCTGGACCCGCACGGCAGCGCCTGGCCGATCCACCTCCAGCTGCCGGGCCGCGCCAACAAGGCGAACGCGGCCACCTCGGCCGCCGTCGCCGCCGTCTTCGGCGTTCCGCCGCAGGTCGCGCTGGAACGGATGTACCAGGTGCAGGCCGTCGCCGGCCGCTACGACGTGGTGAGCTTCCAGGGCCGTGAGCTGCGGCTGCTGCTCGCGAAGAACCCGGCGGGCTGGCTCGAAACGTTTTCGCTGATCGATCCGCCGCCGACGCCGGTGATCCTCTCGGTGAACGCGCGCGGCGCCGACGGCACCGACACCTCCTGGCTGTGGGACGTGGACTACCCGCGCCTCGCCGGTCACCCGATCTTCGTGATCGGTGACCGCAAGCTGGACCTCGCGGTCCGCCTCGAGGTCGCCGGCCTGGACTTCCGGGTGTGCGAGAGCCTCGACGAGGCCGTGCAGCTCGCGCCGCCCGGACAGATCGAGCTGATCGCCAACTACACCGCCTTCCAGGACGTGCGCCGCCGCGTCGGCAACTAG
- a CDS encoding acyl-CoA dehydrogenase family protein: MAEFTMELNDDQKQVRDWIHGFAADVMRPAAAEWDEREETPWPVIQEAAKVGIYSLDFYAQQFFDPTGLGIPMAMEELFWGDAGIALSIVGTGLAAIGVVANGTEEQIGTWIPQMYGDQNDVKVAAFCSSEPDAGSDVGSMRTRAVYDEAKDEWVLNGTKTWATNGGIANVHIVVAVVDPELGTKGHASFIVPPNTPGLSQGQKFKKHGIRASHTAEVVLEDVRIPGSCLLGGKEKLDERLARAHERARSGGGERVKNAAMATFEASRPAVGAMAVGTARAAYEVALDYAKTRTQFGRPIIDNQGVAFQLADMRTQIDAARLLVWRASWMAVAGRPFESAEGSMSKLFASEVAKKVTAQAVQILGGNGFTREYPVERMHRDSAIYTIFEGTSEIQRLVIARTISGMPIR; this comes from the coding sequence ATGGCGGAGTTCACCATGGAGCTGAACGACGACCAGAAGCAGGTACGGGACTGGATCCACGGCTTCGCCGCCGATGTGATGCGTCCCGCCGCCGCGGAATGGGACGAGCGCGAAGAGACTCCCTGGCCCGTCATCCAGGAGGCCGCCAAGGTCGGCATCTACTCGCTGGACTTCTACGCCCAGCAGTTCTTCGACCCGACGGGCCTCGGCATCCCGATGGCGATGGAAGAGCTCTTCTGGGGCGACGCGGGCATCGCGCTGTCCATCGTCGGCACCGGACTCGCGGCCATCGGCGTCGTCGCCAACGGCACCGAGGAGCAGATCGGGACCTGGATCCCGCAGATGTACGGGGACCAGAACGACGTGAAGGTCGCCGCCTTCTGCTCCTCCGAGCCCGATGCCGGCTCCGACGTCGGCTCGATGCGCACCCGCGCGGTGTACGACGAGGCCAAGGACGAGTGGGTGCTCAACGGCACCAAGACCTGGGCGACCAACGGCGGCATCGCCAACGTCCACATCGTCGTGGCCGTCGTCGACCCGGAGCTCGGAACGAAGGGTCACGCCTCCTTCATCGTCCCGCCGAACACCCCCGGCCTGTCCCAGGGCCAGAAGTTCAAGAAGCACGGCATCCGCGCCTCGCACACCGCCGAGGTGGTGCTGGAGGACGTACGGATCCCCGGTTCCTGCCTGCTCGGCGGCAAGGAGAAGCTCGACGAGCGCCTCGCGCGGGCCCACGAGCGCGCCCGCAGCGGCGGGGGCGAGCGCGTGAAGAACGCGGCCATGGCCACCTTCGAGGCCTCCCGGCCCGCGGTCGGCGCGATGGCCGTGGGCACGGCGCGCGCGGCGTACGAGGTCGCCCTCGACTACGCGAAGACCCGCACGCAGTTCGGCCGCCCGATCATCGACAACCAGGGCGTGGCCTTCCAGCTCGCCGACATGCGCACGCAGATCGACGCGGCCCGGCTGCTGGTGTGGCGGGCCTCCTGGATGGCCGTCGCGGGCCGGCCGTTCGAGTCGGCGGAGGGCTCGATGTCGAAGCTCTTCGCCAGCGAGGTCGCCAAGAAGGTGACCGCCCAGGCGGTCCAGATCCTCGGCGGCAACGGCTTCACCCGCGAGTACCCGGTGGAGCGCATGCACCGCGACAGCGCCATTTACACCATCTTCGAGGGCACCAGCGAGATCCAGCGCCTGGTCATCGCCCGGACGATCTCCGGCATGCCGATCCGCTAG
- a CDS encoding ATP-binding protein has product MPGNLPPEPASFVGRECELQLLDGLLRERRLITLTGVGGVGKSRLALRAVATARQTRPDGVWWIELSPLRDPSLLTATVAHTVGLADHSPRPPDEELCAWMADKELLLVLDTCEHLVADCRHLVGELLQSAPGLTVLVTSREPLGMPSEEVLRVRPLPCDGPESDALALFRARALAAAPRAAAVFTDPARTEVAAEVCRRLDGIPLALELAGARMRLWSLEDVAERIGQRFEMLSDARAAQPRRHRTMRTTIGWSHELCEPLERLLWARLSVFTGDFDIAAARAVCSGGPLPAARVERVLAGLSAKSVVLRTEERGTGPRYRMLDTIREYGQDWLDELGEAGIVTDRHAHWYAALSQAADRGWMGPGQVDWFRRISAEHAQLRTALEHLLTADPTAALEMAGALWFYWFACGHVNEGRGFLERALGAAPRTGTAYNQAVWALGLTALLQGDMDAARLLGDECTRDAARLADPERELRAAYLAASSVLMPGDPVRALRLAGPRARAGHGGRTSGTGWLMCRLANSYALCDLKRFEEATEEAGALREACAELGERWLRAYADYVLAVAALGLGDHGEAARHVRAMLSGKRLLGDRFGIALGLDLLATAVAGLGDGELAARLLGTAHAWWRTVGRPQMGSPSLTALRDRGERQARAAIGDAAYETAFLGGAASPTG; this is encoded by the coding sequence GTGCCGGGCAACCTGCCCCCGGAACCAGCGAGCTTCGTCGGCAGGGAGTGCGAACTCCAGCTGCTCGACGGCCTGTTGCGCGAGCGAAGACTGATCACCCTCACGGGGGTGGGCGGGGTCGGCAAGTCACGGCTCGCCCTGCGGGCGGTCGCGACCGCCCGCCAGACGCGGCCCGACGGGGTCTGGTGGATCGAGCTCTCCCCCCTGCGCGATCCGAGCCTGCTCACCGCCACCGTCGCACATACGGTCGGGCTCGCCGACCACTCCCCGCGCCCTCCCGACGAGGAGCTGTGCGCGTGGATGGCCGACAAGGAACTCCTCCTGGTGCTGGACACCTGCGAGCACCTGGTGGCCGACTGCCGCCACCTGGTCGGCGAACTCCTCCAGTCGGCCCCCGGACTGACGGTGCTGGTCACCTCGCGGGAGCCGCTCGGCATGCCGAGCGAGGAGGTCCTGCGGGTCCGGCCGCTGCCCTGTGACGGCCCCGAAAGCGACGCGCTCGCCCTCTTCCGGGCCCGCGCCCTGGCCGCGGCCCCGCGGGCGGCGGCCGTCTTCACCGACCCCGCCCGGACCGAGGTGGCCGCCGAGGTGTGCCGGCGCCTGGACGGCATCCCCCTCGCGCTGGAACTCGCGGGCGCCCGGATGCGGTTGTGGTCGCTGGAGGACGTGGCCGAGCGGATCGGCCAACGCTTCGAGATGCTCTCGGACGCCCGGGCCGCCCAGCCGCGCCGGCACCGGACGATGCGCACCACCATCGGCTGGAGCCACGAGCTGTGCGAGCCGCTGGAGCGGCTGCTGTGGGCCCGGCTCTCGGTCTTCACCGGCGACTTCGACATCGCCGCGGCGCGCGCCGTCTGCTCGGGCGGCCCGCTGCCCGCCGCCCGGGTGGAGCGGGTGCTGGCGGGCCTGTCCGCCAAGTCCGTGGTCCTGCGCACCGAGGAACGCGGTACCGGGCCCCGTTACCGGATGCTGGACACGATTCGCGAGTACGGGCAGGACTGGCTGGACGAGCTCGGCGAGGCGGGGATCGTCACCGACCGGCACGCCCACTGGTACGCGGCGCTCTCCCAGGCCGCCGACCGGGGCTGGATGGGCCCGGGGCAGGTGGACTGGTTCCGCAGGATCTCCGCCGAGCACGCGCAGCTGCGCACCGCCCTGGAACACCTGCTCACCGCCGACCCGACGGCGGCCCTGGAGATGGCCGGGGCCCTGTGGTTCTACTGGTTCGCGTGCGGGCACGTGAACGAGGGCCGCGGCTTCCTGGAACGGGCCCTCGGGGCCGCTCCGCGCACGGGGACCGCGTACAACCAGGCCGTGTGGGCCCTCGGGCTCACCGCGCTGCTCCAGGGCGACATGGACGCGGCCCGGCTGCTGGGGGACGAGTGCACGCGGGACGCGGCCCGGCTCGCGGACCCCGAGCGGGAGCTGCGTGCGGCCTACCTCGCGGCGTCGTCCGTCCTGATGCCCGGCGACCCCGTGCGGGCCCTGCGGCTCGCCGGTCCCCGGGCCCGGGCGGGCCACGGCGGGCGGACGAGCGGCACGGGCTGGCTGATGTGCCGGCTGGCCAACAGCTACGCCCTGTGCGACCTGAAGCGCTTCGAGGAGGCGACCGAGGAGGCGGGGGCCCTGCGGGAGGCGTGCGCGGAGCTCGGCGAGCGCTGGCTGCGGGCGTACGCGGACTACGTACTGGCGGTGGCCGCGCTGGGCCTGGGCGACCACGGGGAGGCGGCCCGGCACGTACGGGCCATGCTCTCCGGAAAACGCCTGCTCGGCGACCGATTCGGCATCGCGCTGGGCCTGGACCTGCTGGCCACGGCGGTGGCCGGGCTGGGTGACGGGGAACTGGCGGCGCGGCTGCTGGGCACCGCGCACGCCTGGTGGCGCACGGTGGGCCGGCCGCAGATGGGCTCGCCCTCGCTCACGGCCCTGCGGGACCGGGGCGAGCGGCAGGCCCGCGCGGCGATCGGGGACGCCGCCTACGAGACGGCGTTCCTGGGCGGCGCGGCTTCGCCCACCGGCTGA
- the def gene encoding peptide deformylase codes for MRQRPIPGTTGLVRTMSLLGDPVLHSACAEVTEFGPDLDRLIEDMFATMYAAEGVGLAANQIGVGQRVFVYDCPDDEDVRHVGHIVNPRLVSADGDEFLGPEGCLSLPGLEAGTLRFDHAVVEGVTSDGAAVRISGTGFFARCLQHECDHLDGTVYADRVTGLRARRLRRAIRKTPWGADGISGLAGV; via the coding sequence ATGCGACAGCGCCCCATCCCCGGTACCACCGGCCTCGTCCGCACCATGAGCCTGCTGGGTGATCCCGTGCTCCACTCCGCGTGCGCGGAGGTCACCGAATTCGGCCCGGATCTCGACCGGCTCATCGAGGACATGTTCGCCACGATGTACGCCGCCGAGGGCGTCGGGCTCGCCGCGAACCAGATCGGCGTCGGACAGCGGGTGTTCGTCTACGACTGCCCCGACGACGAGGACGTCCGCCACGTCGGGCACATCGTCAACCCGCGGCTGGTGTCGGCCGACGGGGACGAGTTCCTGGGGCCGGAGGGCTGCCTGTCCCTGCCGGGGCTGGAGGCGGGCACGCTCCGCTTCGACCACGCGGTGGTGGAGGGAGTCACCTCCGACGGGGCGGCCGTCCGGATCTCGGGCACCGGTTTCTTCGCGCGGTGCCTGCAGCACGAGTGCGACCACCTCGACGGGACGGTGTACGCGGATCGCGTGACGGGCCTGCGAGCCCGTCGCCTGCGGCGTGCCATCCGCAAGACCCCCTGGGGTGCCGACGGCATTTCCGGCCTCGCCGGCGTTTGA
- a CDS encoding TetR family transcriptional regulator, with protein METTQQTGEPGAAERRRRELLEAADRVVLRDGPKASMNAIAAEAGITKPILYRHFGDKAGLYQALAVRHTDALLDSLRAALDAPAERRRRVEATLDTYLAAIEARPQVYRFLMHPAEDSHSAERGFDVGLHSAPLLRRLGEELAEVIGERVDLGPGGERLARIWGHGIVGMMHAAGDWWLGERPCDRAELVAGLTDLLWGRLATAGNRTDGPGF; from the coding sequence ATGGAGACCACTCAGCAGACCGGGGAACCGGGAGCGGCCGAACGCCGTCGGCGGGAGCTGCTCGAAGCCGCCGACCGGGTCGTGCTCAGGGACGGCCCCAAGGCCTCCATGAACGCGATCGCGGCGGAGGCCGGCATCACCAAGCCCATCCTCTACCGGCACTTCGGGGACAAGGCCGGCCTCTACCAGGCCCTGGCCGTCCGGCACACCGACGCCCTGCTCGACTCCCTGCGGGCCGCGCTCGACGCCCCCGCCGAGCGCCGCCGCCGGGTGGAGGCGACCCTCGACACCTACCTCGCCGCCATCGAGGCCCGCCCGCAGGTCTACCGCTTCCTCATGCACCCGGCCGAGGACTCCCACAGCGCGGAGCGCGGCTTCGACGTCGGCCTGCACTCGGCGCCGCTGCTGCGCCGGCTCGGCGAGGAGCTGGCCGAGGTGATCGGCGAGCGGGTGGACCTCGGACCCGGGGGCGAACGGCTCGCCCGGATCTGGGGCCACGGCATCGTCGGCATGATGCACGCGGCGGGCGACTGGTGGCTGGGCGAACGCCCCTGCGACCGCGCGGAACTGGTCGCGGGCCTCACCGACCTCCTCTGGGGCCGCCTCGCCACCGCCGGCAACCGCACCGACGGCCCGGGCTTCTAG
- a CDS encoding LppU/SCO3897 family protein, with the protein MATPPQPENGAGPYNPYTAPVPPQSGPPGPGHAGGPSYGAYGAYGAHPEPGRYGCQVCGAWPAAHATVRGHQGIVVLMRFLSVRGPFCRDCGLATYRRMSSDTLWQGWWSPLSVFIAPVTLLMNLGPRSAYRRLAPPSGGHRPALDPGRPVWRRAPALILMAPVLLVLLAVPALILLGMVVGDPRLATGQCVRNEGDWAEQDLRVESCASPRAEYRVTQGPDTAGAPCAPGDYIADPKYGPDAFTTFCLTGLGRAQGTVPAPGAPPAGVRAA; encoded by the coding sequence GTGGCCACTCCGCCACAGCCGGAGAACGGCGCCGGCCCGTACAACCCCTACACCGCACCCGTCCCGCCGCAGAGCGGCCCTCCGGGCCCCGGGCACGCCGGAGGGCCGTCGTACGGCGCGTACGGCGCCTACGGCGCGCACCCGGAGCCGGGCCGGTACGGGTGCCAGGTGTGCGGGGCGTGGCCCGCCGCGCACGCGACCGTACGGGGCCACCAGGGCATCGTCGTGCTGATGCGGTTCCTGAGCGTGCGGGGACCGTTCTGCCGCGACTGCGGGCTCGCCACCTACCGCCGCATGTCGTCGGACACCCTGTGGCAGGGCTGGTGGAGCCCCCTGTCCGTCTTCATCGCGCCGGTGACCCTGCTGATGAACCTCGGCCCGCGCTCGGCCTACCGCAGGCTCGCTCCGCCGTCGGGCGGCCACCGGCCCGCGCTCGACCCCGGCAGGCCGGTGTGGCGCCGGGCCCCGGCGCTGATCCTCATGGCGCCGGTCCTGCTCGTCCTGCTGGCCGTCCCCGCCCTCATCCTGCTCGGGATGGTGGTCGGCGACCCTCGGCTGGCGACCGGGCAGTGCGTGCGCAACGAGGGCGACTGGGCCGAACAGGACCTGCGCGTCGAGTCCTGCGCCTCGCCGCGCGCCGAGTACCGCGTCACCCAGGGGCCGGACACAGCCGGTGCGCCCTGCGCCCCGGGCGATTACATCGCCGACCCCAAGTACGGCCCGGACGCGTTCACCACGTTCTGCCTCACCGGGCTGGGCCGGGCGCAGGGTACGGTCCCGGCACCCGGCGCCCCGCCCGCCGGCGTCCGGGCCGCCTAG
- a CDS encoding type 1 glutamine amidotransferase — translation MSDNSLRLVWVYPDLLSTYGDQGNALVVERRARQRGLDVQRVDVRSDQPIPTSGDIYLIGGGEDRPQRLAAERLLRDGGLERAVSNGAIVFSVCAGYQILGKEFVNDQGQRQEGLGLLDVVTVRGEGERCVGDVLADIDPRLNLPQLTGFENHQGVTHLGPTARPFARVSMGRGNGTGDGTEGAYNDTVFGTYMHGPVMARNPQIADLLLKLALDVNALPAIDDRWYEALRAERIAAATQPA, via the coding sequence ATGAGCGACAACAGCCTGCGTCTGGTGTGGGTCTACCCCGACCTGCTGAGCACGTACGGAGACCAGGGCAACGCCCTCGTGGTGGAACGCCGGGCGCGCCAGCGCGGCCTGGACGTGCAGCGCGTGGACGTGCGCAGCGACCAGCCGATCCCCACCTCGGGCGACATCTACCTGATCGGTGGCGGCGAGGACCGTCCGCAGCGCCTGGCCGCGGAGCGCCTGCTGCGCGACGGCGGTCTGGAGCGTGCCGTCTCGAACGGGGCGATCGTCTTCTCCGTCTGCGCCGGGTACCAGATCCTCGGCAAGGAATTCGTCAACGACCAGGGGCAGCGCCAGGAGGGGCTCGGCCTGCTGGACGTCGTCACCGTGCGCGGTGAGGGCGAGCGGTGCGTCGGCGACGTCCTCGCGGACATCGACCCCCGTCTGAACCTGCCGCAGCTGACGGGCTTCGAGAACCACCAGGGCGTGACCCACCTCGGCCCGACGGCCAGGCCGTTCGCCCGGGTGTCCATGGGCCGTGGCAACGGCACCGGTGACGGCACCGAAGGCGCGTACAACGACACGGTGTTCGGCACCTACATGCACGGCCCCGTGATGGCCCGCAACCCGCAGATCGCGGACCTGCTGCTGAAGCTGGCCCTCGATGTGAACGCGCTGCCGGCCATAGACGACCGGTGGTACGAGGCGCTGCGCGCGGAGCGCATCGCCGCCGCGACGCAGCCCGCGTAG
- a CDS encoding LLM class flavin-dependent oxidoreductase: protein MPGIPLGVLDLVPVSSGSTAAEALRHSIDLARRTEEFGYARYWFAEHHLNPGVAGTSPAVVLALTASATSAIRLGSGAVQLGHRTALSTVEEFGLIDALHPGRIDLGLGRSAGGPRPSEGPAAPPVTPVVDGYAPNGLRIPDRFSFAHLLGHPRVALQQQLLNLPGARPQEYGEQVDDVLALLRGEYRSPEGLEAHAVPGEGADVQVWILGSSGGVSAETAGRNGLRFAANYHVSPASVLEAAHGYRAAFKPSAELERPYLTVSADVVVAEDEETARELATGYGAWVRSIRTAEGAIPYPTPAEARALPWTDADRELVADRTETRFVGSARTVADHLERLQEATGADELLITTITHGHEDRVSSYRLLAREWRRRGLS, encoded by the coding sequence ATGCCCGGCATCCCCCTCGGGGTCCTCGACCTCGTCCCCGTGTCGTCCGGCTCCACGGCCGCCGAGGCCCTGCGGCACAGCATCGATCTCGCCCGGCGGACGGAGGAGTTCGGCTACGCCCGCTACTGGTTCGCCGAGCACCACCTCAACCCCGGGGTCGCCGGGACCTCCCCGGCCGTCGTGCTCGCCCTGACCGCCTCCGCGACCTCGGCCATCCGGCTGGGCTCGGGCGCCGTACAGCTCGGGCACCGCACCGCGCTGTCGACGGTCGAGGAGTTCGGCCTGATCGACGCGCTGCATCCCGGGCGCATCGACCTGGGGCTGGGCCGCTCGGCGGGCGGGCCCCGGCCGTCGGAAGGTCCGGCCGCGCCCCCGGTCACCCCGGTGGTGGACGGGTACGCCCCGAACGGGCTGCGGATTCCGGACCGCTTCTCCTTCGCCCATCTGCTGGGCCATCCGCGGGTGGCCCTCCAGCAGCAGCTGCTGAACCTGCCGGGGGCGCGCCCGCAGGAGTACGGCGAGCAGGTCGACGACGTGCTCGCGCTGCTGCGGGGCGAGTACCGCTCCCCGGAGGGGCTGGAGGCGCATGCCGTTCCGGGCGAGGGGGCCGACGTACAGGTGTGGATCCTGGGCAGCAGCGGCGGGGTGAGTGCGGAGACGGCCGGCCGCAACGGGCTGCGGTTCGCGGCCAATTACCATGTCAGCCCCGCTTCGGTGCTGGAGGCGGCGCACGGGTACCGGGCAGCCTTCAAGCCGTCGGCCGAGCTGGAGCGGCCGTACCTGACGGTGTCCGCCGACGTGGTGGTGGCCGAGGACGAGGAGACGGCGCGCGAGCTGGCCACGGGGTACGGGGCCTGGGTGCGCAGCATCCGTACGGCCGAGGGGGCCATCCCCTACCCCACCCCGGCCGAGGCGCGGGCCCTGCCCTGGACCGACGCGGACCGGGAGCTGGTGGCCGACCGGACAGAGACCCGGTTCGTCGGTTCCGCCCGGACCGTCGCCGATCATCTGGAGCGACTTCAGGAGGCGACCGGTGCGGATGAACTGCTGATCACCACGATCACTCACGGCCACGAGGACCGGGTGAGCTCCTACCGGCTGCTGGCGCGGGAGTGGCGCCGCCGGGGGCTGAGCTGA